One genomic window of Monodelphis domestica isolate mMonDom1 chromosome 1, mMonDom1.pri, whole genome shotgun sequence includes the following:
- the LOC100009887 gene encoding YTH domain-containing protein 1-like, whose translation EEERDAARKDEEDGGEQEEPEERSARDLRSEAGGSFSETLSFPEGSAAAGSSTDGSEEKKQGRKRARGIASIVFRRSPSCASESSADPTRRLRYILRDARFFLIKSSNRENISLAKARGIWSTLPANEKKLNAAFRSARNVILIFSVTESGAFQGFARLCSESHHGGPPIHWVLPEGMNLKTLGGVFRIAWICRHELPFTKCVHLTNALNGHKPVKIGRDGQEVDLECATELCLLFPPDEGVDLYQVMGDRHHQVRVLSPLRSRGLPPRREADRDARRRRRSEDDEVHNSRKRPRMDYAPGFRERPARREDARHPAADRRFSGVARGVFMKGSYEDDLRAFHNSRPPRPMRDMSPGRGRGQPSYRAGHQQRALPFQDSRSGRRPVPQEARHRGQPACDSDRRVEDFLRETRAIFGSQRRRPREWDRPGECDSSPYGRRDREAREWRERRRDEERRERRRRERRLTRCSCPEHLPFIS comes from the exons gaggaagagagggatgctgcgagaaaagatgaagaagatggaggggagcaggaagagCCCGAAGAGAGAAGCGCCCGGGATCTTCGAAGCGAAGCCGGTGGCTCTTTTTCTGAGACTCTATCTTTCCCAGAAGGGTCAGCCGCCGCTGGTTCTAGCACTGAtggatcagaggagaaaaagcaaggaaggaagagagcccgAGGCATAGCTTCAATTGTTTTTCGCAGAAGTCCAAGTTGTGCATCGGAATCATCTGCAG ACCCCACGAGGAGGCTTCGATATATTCTGCGGGATGCGAGATTCTTCCTCATAAAGAGCAGCAACCGTGAAAACATCTCCCTTGCCAAAGCCAGGGGTATATGGTCGACCCTGccagcaaatgaaaagaaactgaatgctgCATTCCGATCTGcaagaaatgtcattttgatattttccgtGACAGAGAGTGGAGCTTTTCAAGGCTTTGCGAGACTCTGTTCAGAATCCCACCACGGAGGACCTCCTATACATTGGGTTTTGCCTGAAGGCATGAATCTTAAGACCCTTGGAGGGGTCTTCAGAATTGCCTGGATTTGCAGGCACGAATTGCCCTTCACCAAATGTGTTCACCTTACCAACGCTTTGAATGGACATAAGCCAGTTAAAATTGGACGTGACGGTCAGGAAGTTGACCTCGAATGTGCAACGGAGCtatgtctcctctttccccccgaTGAAGGCGTTGACCTGTATCAGGTCATGGGTGACAGGCACCACCAGGTAAGAGTGCTTTCACCCTTGCGTTCCAGAGGACTTCCACCCCGCCGAGAAGCGGACCGGGATGCGAGAAGGCGTCGTCGGTCAGAAGATGACGAGGTTCATAACAGCAGGAAGAGACCGAGGATGGACTACGCCCCTGGGTTTCGTGAGAGACCAGCGCGTAGGGAGGACGCACGCCATCCAGCAGCGGACAGAAGATTTTCAGGAGTTGCCAGAGGTGTTTTCATGAAGGGCTCCTACGAGGATGACCTGAGAGCATTTCACAACAGCAGGCCACCAAGGCCAATGCGGGACATGTCCCCTGGTCGAGGAAGGGGACAGCCTTCCTACCGCGCTGGCCACCAGCAGCGTGCTCTCCCTTTCCAGGACTCTCGGTCAGGACGTCGACCTGTGCCACAGGAAGCAAGACACAGAGGTCAACCAGCATGTGATTCTGATAGGCGCGTAGAGGACTTCCTGCGTGAAACACGAGCTATCTTTGGCTCTCAGAGACGGAGACCCCGTGAATGGGATCGACCCGGAGAATGTGATAGTTCCCCATATGGCCGGAGAGACAGGGAGGCGCGTGAATggcgagagaggaggagagacgaggagagaagagagaggagaagacggGAGAGGAGACTGACGCGATGCAGCTGCCCCGAACATCTTCCATTCATCTCCTGA